In the Necator americanus strain Aroian chromosome X, whole genome shotgun sequence genome, ctttaggagttcgaatctggccactccgctgctgaagcccatcgaaatatgagtcaagtattcggcaaTGAGGCCCCCTCTGAGCGGTTTGTGCGCGCTAGTTCCGGCGCTTCAAAGCCAGAAACAAGAAAGTCGAAGATGAttgtcgaccgactgcaatatcgttcgacgaactgaaaaatttggcggagcagcatccatatgaatgtgtgcggtattttgctctTGGCTGTTCATTGTCGACCGTGAGCAATGgtctgcgatctctcggaatggtgaaaaagctccatcggtggctcccacatgcattgagcgacggcagTCGtcaaagacgcctggacatctgcactcagctgctctccagaagccgcagattcgactggttagacaccattgtcactggagatgaaaagtgggtcctctacgtcaacaACACCCAAAAACGTGTGTGGTGCGCTGACGATGAAATGCCGGGTCCtctcgtgaaaggtgaaatccatgagaagaaggtcgtCCTGAGCgtctgggggggggggggggggggggagagtTTATGGAATCTActgtttcgaactgctgccggacaacacgacagttactgccgaggtctatTGCGTTCAACTGCAAAGagtggccgacaagatccgcaagtagcacccgaagctcgacaacgttcgcctgctttACGATAATGCTCGCCCTCACATCGTGAAGAGGATTTCCCAGAGAATTCTGGAGcccggatgggaagttctaacgcacccaccgtacagcccggacctggccccgagcgactatcacctcttccgatcgcttcagcatcacctggaagagaagcgctacgacgATTGTGACCACCTtaaaaatgaccttcgggctttcttcgcctccaattcgccggagttctacaccaaaggaatccgtgatcttgtgtgACGTTGGCAGAatgttgtcgatgttgatggagattatttcgtcgaataatgaaatgttgttaaaaagtcatgttgttttgaaattttggggtatatcggcagatacttttcgaacaccctaatattaTGTCTCACTTCCTCGTACTCCGTTGTATTGATGTTCTGGATAATGTCTCTGGAAACATTGTCGGTCTCATTCTTACAATCGTAGAGAAATATTAAGGGAAAATTGCAACATTTTGTTGGGAAATCTTATCTAGAAGCTCTTTGAAGATTATAACAATACATgaaagaaatatagaaaagtCAGCGAAGAAGTCTACATTCTATTATGGATCAGATTCTTTACTTGTTTATGAGGTGAACTTCGCAATTTTTAGGTCTGATTTTAGGATATATTGTCGAAACATGGTTTTGTACTAGACCGAATAATGAAAGACATAGTTtgcatagaaaaagaaacaacaaaaagtacAACAATACTCCCGTTAGTAACTGCAACAAATATTCGATTATGTCCATGATGCGAAGCCAAAATTGAAATGTCTATCAACTTCTTCTagtttcttcatgaaaagactGTTCTGCTCGTCCAATGTCCAGTTGTATCGATGCGAACAAAGAAGTATCTTTGGATAGCGTCCCATTACTTATAATATCCACAagattacatttaaaaaatgattacATCTACCTGTTGTGATTtgacataaaaaaagaaacaggacGCAAAGTGTGGCTTGTAGGATTCAAAAACATGCTGCGACTGTTCCTTGCGTTTATCCATTTCAGTAAGGACATTTATCGCGAGCACACCTCAAATATATCGGAAAAATACAGTTCCTATATGATTAAGCGAAAAACGTAAATTTTCATTGACACAAACATCCCCTTTAACTTTTCTACCACAACTTAATTCTGTTACGCATAAAACTCTAAGAAGGAAACAGTGAACAAAATGCCTTAAAATTATAAAGATCTTATGGTAAGAAAGCATAGTTCAGCTCTAAAACCTGCCTTTATCGTCTAGTATACGGGAGGTGCCCTTGACTACGTCTTCTTCCAAAAACACCGCCGCTGGGCATACGGTATAGCATGCATCCAAAAATATAGATTTGTATTTCGTCCCTTCAATATTCAAGAATGGTATTTGCGATTTTGTTGATGTACGGTGCATAGAAACTAGCCTTTCTCGGCTTCTTGCATGATAAATACAGTTCCATCACCTATTAGTACACGGTTTCTGTCATTCTCCTCGTGGTGGAACCACTTCGCTGCTATAGTACGAACTGTAGGGTCCAACTCAATTGTGGTGATGTTAAGCTGGAAATATTCCTATAAATAGGGGTTAAGTATAAGCAGCAGGCGAAAATATAGGAAAATCATGAGATGATTGATTCATCAAGAAACAGAGAAGGGGTGACAAATTTGGTTATAAGTGCACTGACTGGCAAAATGGGTGTGAGAATTTGTTTAATTGAAGGATCTAGAACAgaggtaaaagtaaaaaatttggATGGAGGAATGGTTATCtgatgaagaaggaaagaagagaaattatcTTCAGCTATTAGCGCATACGGAACTATCGTAGTAGAACTAGAGTAGAATTAAAGGCACTAtgccacgaaactgacgtgtTGGGAGAATTTGTGGGGAAGTTAGAAATGGGGTTGTGGATTGCAGGATCCGGCGTAGTTCCGCTCaactctccctaatcgtcgtaaaaaaacggtgtgggaacaGCTTTAGATCTTACGAGTTATGTTAGAACGCGCTTTCATGTGCACGTTTCGAtaccctcagcagcctactcattggttctacttgaataggctggtgagaagacatcattgatctttgactgctcgctcgtggatacgaggcgcgcacaaggctggcccgTTACAATtaaaatcgtcgtgaaaaatggCGTCTTCCAAGTCGCTTCTTAGGACCATTAAGGAGAAATGAGTGTAACCACGCCGGataccgcaatctacaacctcatctctagcttttcttccggattccctcatcacgtcagattcgtggaatccTGCCTTAAAGTTCACCATCCGGTTAAAGTCAAAAACTATACCTCAGCACTTTCTACAGTTGACAGAAAGTTTGATATAACGCCACCTCCAAGACCGATCATCAGCACATCTTGGATGGAAGAGGAAGTATATGCTAATCCCTGAAAGATTTAGGAGTTGCTACATAGAGCTCAGCATCTACATGAAGTTTCACTTACCTCCATAACTAATGTAAAAGCAACCATCACTTTTGCATATGAGCTCACCAGAtcacctttatttattttccatttactAATGTCCATATTAAATTGATCAATATCTAAAAATCACAGTAAATCTACGTGAAACGTGAAGgtatgtttattttaattaccAGTAGGAACTGTTAGAAATGCTGCGGAGAAGCTGTACGGTGTGTCTCCAATCATCATGTTTCTTTGAATTACAAGTCTACGAATAGACTATTTAAAACAACTAAATTTATgtgcacatttttttgaattttactcACACATCAAACGAAataaaagtgttttctttgaaaatcatAACATACTTCTCGTCTATAGTGTAGGCAATATCTTGGATTCTGAAACACGTGGAAGATGATGGGCTGCAGATTCTCTCGTGGAAATGAACCCTCTGCAAATA is a window encoding:
- a CDS encoding hypothetical protein (NECATOR_CHRX.G21695.T1), with translation MMSTKEKKSNPPITGSGKQNTSLNFLWGPTVAGVIIAYLLYHRDYFLSNDPPRKLTPEEKEMWKEALVEERVHFHERICSPSSSTCFRIQDIAYTIDEKLVIQRNMMIGDTPYSFSAAFLTVPTDIDQFNMDISKWKINKGDLVSSYAKVMVAFTLVMEGLAYTSSSIQDVLMIGLGGGVISNFLSTVESAELNITTIELDPTVRTIAAKWFHHEENDRNRVLIGDGTVFIMQEAEKGTKYKSIFLDACYTVCPAAVFLEEDVVKGTSRILDDKGVLAINVLTEMDKRKEQSQHVFESYKPHFASCFFFYVKSQQILLCSHRYNWTLDEQNSLFMKKLEEVDRHFNFGFASWT
- a CDS encoding hypothetical protein (NECATOR_CHRX.G21695.T2), whose protein sequence is MSTKEKKSNPPITGSGKQNTSLNFLWGPTVAGVIIAYLLYHRDYFLSNDPPRKLTPEEKEMWKEALVEERVHFHERICSPSSSTCFRIQDIAYTIDEKLVIQRNMMIGDTPYSFSAAFLTVPTDIDQFNMDISKWKINKGDLVSSYAKVMVAFTLVMEGLAYTSSSIQDVLMIGLGGGVISNFLSTVESAELNITTIELDPTVRTIAAKWFHHEENDRNRVLIGDGTVFIMQEAEKGTKYKSIFLDACYTVCPAAVFLEEDVVKGTSRILDDKGVLAINVLTEMDKRKEQSQHVFESYKPHFASCFFFYVKSQQILLCSHRYNWTLDEQNSLFMKKLEEVDRHFNFGFASWT